In Rosa chinensis cultivar Old Blush chromosome 1, RchiOBHm-V2, whole genome shotgun sequence, a genomic segment contains:
- the LOC112181560 gene encoding receptor-like protein EIX2, translating into MANNSLSGKIPSSFGSLKYLMQLQLQRNNFSGELPSLENCTQLVLVDLGFNNISGKIQAWIGSSLKQLRVLQFRSNHFSGCIPSRICSLPLIRVFDLSQNNISGVLPHCLNNLTAFSSVSPDEMDYLPAHSDFVLQLIWKGAEREYGENVRYLRSIDISSNNLTGVIPENITYMLGLRSLNLSRNSLTGVIPGKFGQLEVLEVLDLSRNHLSGSIPDSFRNLHSIDVLDLSVNNLSGRIPTSPQLMTFCESSFTGNVGLYGPQLTRKCPGDRQSEDPKVTGGTESAETENDGDGFITPGFYAAIGIGFFIGFVGVCLALPPETSWRYVQQCLRKR; encoded by the coding sequence ATGGCGAACAATAGTTTGTCTGGGAAAATACCAAGCTCATTTGGTTCTCTCAAGTATCTTATGCAATTACAATTACAACGTAACAATTTTTCAGGTGAACTGCCTTCTCTGGAGAACTGTACGCAGTTAGTTTTGGTTGACCTCGGATTCAATAACATATCCGGAAAGATACAAGCATGGATAGGCAGCAGCCTTAAACAGTTGCGGGTTCTACAATTTAGGTCAAACCACTTCTCTGGATGCATTCCCTCACGTATATGTAGTCTGCCTCTCATTCGTGTTTTTGACCTCTCTCAAAACAATATATCTGGAGTATTGCCACATTGCCTCAACAATTTGACAGCATTCTCTTCGGTTTCTCCggatgagatggattatttgcCAGCTCATTCTGATTTTGTCTTACAACTTATTTGGAAAGGGGCAGAGAGGGAGTATGGGGAAAACGTTAGGTATTTGAGGAGCATTGACATTTCAAGCAATAACTTAACTGGGGTGATTCCGGAAAACATAACATATATGCTTGGGTTGCGTTCTCTTAACCTTTCAAGAAACAGTTTGACCGGGGTGATTCCTGGAAAGTTTGGTCAGTTGGAGGTGCTAGAAGTTCTTGATTTGTCAAGAAACCACCTATCTGGTAGCATTCCTGATAGTTTTAGGAACTTGCATTCTATAGATGTGTTGGACTTATCGGTCAACAACTTGTCCGGAAGAATTCCAACGAGCCCCCAACTCATGACTTTTTGTGAATCTTCATTCACTGGAAATGTTGGACTTTACGGGCCGCAGCTAACAAGAAAATGCCCGGGAGATAGACAGAGTGAAGATCCAAAAGTCACTGGTGGTACTGAAAGTGCTGAGACTGAAAATGATGGTGATGGTTTCATAACACCAGGGTTTTATGCTGCCATAGGGATTGGATTCTTCATAGGATTTGTGGGAGTCTGCCTTGCTTTACCGCCTGAGACTTCTTGGAGATACGTACAGcagtgtttaaggaaaagatAA
- the LOC112172431 gene encoding receptor-like protein EIX2 has protein sequence MSGRSSIHSGFVLAWLLVLWLVIVWSAAICCCSSSAARNISPSNDVNVRCMEREKHALLQFKQRLVDDSNALASWESKEDCCKWRGIACDNQTGHVNVIRLDFYHDSSDFNYTPLRGEISPSLLELPYLYYLDLGFNDFSGTIPKFIGSLSRLKVLELGSNSFSGSIPPQLGNLSNLHTLDLSWNFVFTSENIEWVSQLSSLRYLNMSFLNFCRAVNWPQSISQLLSLIELRLISCDLPDVDMASLSFTNSSTSLQVFHLSGNFLISSSIFYWIGNVSRNLVSIGLSYNRIKGTIPDVFTNMDSLLTLDLSSNQLEGGIPKSFRSLCRLENLYLYSNNFSDRLEQSIGNLSCAQDTLKSLYLRDNLWWGSFPDDLTRFVSLEELHIDNAIMSGSLPESFQQLSQLRTLSLGHNRLSGSFPDVTGLALLSSIDLSYNQLNGSLHDSLGQLSSLARIDLSRNSLNVVLTEAHFLNLSKLQYVDVSYNPAFSFHVSLSWNPPFQLYDLKMASCKVGPAFPKWTLTQRELSTLDLSNAGISDSIPDNFWDLACSLPLLNLSINQIHGKFPNLSSRNCSIPSIDLRSNRFSGAVPPFHTNVGAVWLSKNKFSGDLSSICSTQAPELLILDLSDNLLSGELPNCWVQFQGLVALNLANNSFSGKIPSSFGSLKSLYQLQLQRNNFSGELPSLENCTELAFVDLGFNNLSGKIQAWIGSSLKKLLVLQLRSNHFSGSIPTSICSLPFIRVLDLSQNNISGALPHCLNNLTAFSSVSQEVDYLSYPSDFVLQLIWKGAETEYGKNFRYLRSIDISSNNLTGVIPENITYMLGLRSLNLSRNSLTGVIPEKFGQLEVLEVLDLSRNHLSGSIPDSFRNLHSIAVLNLSINNLSGRIPSSTQLLTFTESSFAGNVGLCGPQLTTKCRGDRSSEDPKVTGSTESGESENDSDGFITPGFYVGIGIGFLIGFVGVCLALPPETSWRYVQQCLRQR, from the coding sequence ATGAGTGGTAGATCATCCATACATTCTGGTTTTGTGTTGGCTTGGCTTCTAGTTCTATGGCTGGTCATCGTTTGGTCTGCCGCTATCTGTTGTTGTAGTTCCAGTGCTGCTAGGAATATCAGTCCTTCGAACGATGTTAATGTTCGGTGTATGGAGAGGGAAAAACATGCTCTTCTTCAGTTCAAGCAACGGTTGGTAGATGACTCAAATGCTCTAGCCTCTTGGGAAAGCAAGGAAGACTGTTGCAAGTGGAGAGGAATTGCTTGCGACAACCAAACAGGTCATGTCAATGTCATCAGGCTAGATTTCTACCATGATTCATCTGATTTTAACTATACTCCTTTAAGAGGTGAGATTAGTCCCTCACTACTTGAATTGCCATATCTATATTACTTGGACCTCGGTTTTAATGATTTTAGTGGAACGATTCCCAAGTTCATTGGTTCTTTGAGTCGGTTGAAAGTACTCGAACTTGGATCGAACAGTTTTAGCGGATCCATTCCTCCCCAACTTGGCAATCTATCCAATTTGCATACTCTTGATCTTTCATGGAACTTTGTTTTTACCTCTGAAAATATCGAGTGGGTATCTCAGCTTTCTTCCTTGAGATACTTGAACATGTCATTTCTTAATTTCTGCCGTGCTGTAAATTGGCCCCAATCTATAAGCCAGCTCCTTTCTCTGATAGAGCTTCGGTTAATTTCATGTGATCTCCCTGATGTTGATATGGCatcactttcctttactaattctTCAACCTCTCTTCAAGTATTTCATCTCTCTGGTAATTTCCTGATCAGTTCTTCAATATTCTATTGGATAGGCAATGTCAGCAGAAACCTTGTTTCCATTGGCCTATCTTATAACAGGATTAAAGGTACTATCCCAGATGTTTTCACAAACATGGATTCTCTATTGACTCTTGACCTCTCTTCTAATCAACTTGAAGGTGGCATACCAAAATCCTTTCGAAGCCTATGCAGATTGGAAAACTTGTATTTATATTCAAACAATTTTTCTGACAGACTTGAACAATCTATAGGCAACTTGTCTTGTGCACAGGATACCCTTAAGTCACTCTACTTGCGTGATAATCTTTGGTGGGGGTCATTTCCTGATGATCTTACAAGGTTTGTATCCTTGGAAGAATTGCACATTGACAATGCCATAATGAGCGGGTCGCTCCCAGAGAGTTTTCAGCAACTTTCCCAGCTCAGAACCTTGAGTCTAGGTCATAACCGGTTAAGTGGCTCATTCCCAGATGTTACAGGTCTTGCGTTGTTATCATCAATAGATCTTTCCTATAATCAACTGAATGGCTCTCTACATGACAGTTTAGGTCAACTTTCCAGCCTTGCGCGAATCGATCTTTCTCGAAATTCTCTGAATGTTGTCTTAACTGAAGCCCACTTCTTGAACCTGTCTAAACTGCAGTATGTGGATGTTTCTTATAATCCAGCTTTTTCTTTCCATGTGAGCTTAAGTTGGAATCCTCCTTTTCAGCTTTATGATTTAAAGATGGCATCTTGCAAGGTCGGCCCTGCTTTTCCTAAATGGACTCTAACACAGAGAGAACTTTCTACACTTGATTTGTCTAACGCTGGGATATCAGATTCAATACCTGATAATTTTTGGGATCTAGCTTGCAGTTTACCTCTGTTAAATCTCTCTATCAACCAAATCCATGGAAAATTTCCGAATCTATCATCAAGAAACTGCAGCATTCCTTCTATTGACTTGAGGTCTAATCGTTTCTCTGGTGCAGTCCCACCATTTCACACAAATGTAGGCGCAGTGTGGCTCTCCAAAAACAAGTTTTCAGGGGACTTATCTTCCATATGTTCAACTCAGGCTCCAGAATTGCTTATACTCGACCTTTCTGATAATCTGCTATCAGGGGAACTCCCTAATTGTTGGGTTCAATTTCAAGGACTGGTCGCGTTGAATTTGGCGAACAATAGTTTCTCTGGGAAAATACCAAGCTCATTTGGTTCTTTAAAGTCTCTTTATCAATTACAATTACAACGTAACAATTTCTCAGGTGAACTGCCTTCTTTGGAGAACTGTACGGAGTTAGCTTTTGTTGACCTCGGATTCAATAACTTATCTGGAAAGATACAAGCATGGATAGGCAGCAGCCTTAAAAAGTTGTTGGTTCTACAATTAAGGTCAAACCATTTCTCTGGAAGCATTCCCACAAGTATATGCAGTCTACCGTTCATTCGTGTTTTGGACCTCTCTCAAAACAATATATCTGGAGCATTACCACATTGCCTCAACAATTTGACAGCTTTCTCTTCGGTTTCTCAGGAGGTGGATTATTTGTCATATCcttctgattttgttttacaaCTTATTTGGAAAGGAGCAGAGACGGAGTATGGGAAGAACTTTAGGTATTTGAGGAGCATTGACATTTCAAGCAATAATTTAACTGGGGTGATTCCGGAAAACATAACATATATGCTTGGGTTGCGTTCTCTTAACCTTTCAAGAAACAGTTTGACTGGGGTCATTCCTGAAAAGTTTGGTCAATTGGAGGTGCTAGAAGTTCTTGATTTGTCAAGAAACCACCTATCTGGTAGTATTCCTGATAGTTTTAGGAACTTGCATTCTATAGCTGTCTTGAATTTATCGATCAACAACTTGTCAGGAAGAATTCCGTCCAGCACCCAACTTCTGACTTTTACTGAATCTTCATTCGCCGGAAATGTCGGACTTTGTGGGCCACAGCTAACAACAAAATGCCGGGGAGATAGATCAAGTGAAGATCCAAAAGTCACTGGTAGCACTGAAAGTGGTGAGAGTGAAAACGATAGTGATGGTTTCATAACACCAGGTTTTTATGTTGGCATAGGGATTGGATTCTTAATAGGATTTGTGGGAGTCTGCCTTGCTTTACCCCCTGAGACTTCTTGGAGATACGTGCAGCAGTGTTTAAGGCAAAGATAA
- the LOC121049920 gene encoding receptor-like protein EIX1: MSARSSIHSGSVLARLLWLVIISSAATCCCCSSAAGNISTSNDVNVRCMAREKHALLQFKQGLVDDSNDLAPWEIMEDCCEWTGIACDFQTGHVIMLDLSNTHYFSLRGEIGPSLLELPYLYYLDLGSNSFNGTIPKFLGSLSRLKVLKLGYNRFSGFIPPQLGNLSNLHTLDLSWNYVTSDNLKWVSRLSSLRYLNMSALNFSSAVNWAQSISQLPSLILLQLGSCDLPDVDTASLSFINSSTSLQVFDLSFNFLISSSVFYWIGSVSKNPVSIDLSNSRIKGPIPDAFTNMDSLLSLDLSSNQLEGGIPKSFRSLCRLEKLYLLSNNFSDRLEQSIGNLSCAQNTLKSLNLSDNLWWGPFPDDLTRCYRSFIVIIDRSFR; the protein is encoded by the exons ATGAGTGCTAGATCATCCATCCATTCTGGTTCTGTGTTGGCTCGGCTTCTATGGCTGGTCATCATTTCGTCTGCTGCTacctgttgttgttgttccagTGCTGCTGGGAATATCAGTACTTCGAATGACGTCAATGTTCGGTGTATGGCGAGGGAAAAACATGCTCTTCTTCAGTTCAAACAAGGGTTGGTGGATGACTCAAATGATCTAGCCCCTTGGGAAATCATGGAAGATTGTTGCGAGTGGACAGGAATTGCATGCGATTTCCAAACAGGTCATGTCATCATGCTAGATCTCAGTAATACTCATTATTTTAGTTTAAGAGGTGAGATTGGTCCCTCACTACTTGAATTGCCATATCTATATTACTTGGACCTCGGTTCTAATTCTTTTAATGGAACGATTCCCAAGTTCTTAGGTTCTTTGAGTCGGTTGAAAGTACTCAAACTTGGATACAACAGGTTTAGCGGATTCATTCCTCCCCAACTTGGCAATCTATCCAATTTGCATACTCTTGATCTTTCATGGAACTATGTTACTTCTGATAATCTCAAGTGGGTATCTCGGCTTTCTTCCTTGAGATACTTGAACATGTCAGCTCTTAATTTCTCTAGTGCTGTAAATTGGGCCCAATCTATAAGCCAGCTCCCTTCACTGATATTGCTTCAGTTAGGTTCATGTGATCTTCCTGATGTTGATACGGCATCACTTTCCTTTATTAATTCTTCGACCTCTCTCCAAGTATTTGATCTCTCTTTCAATTTCCTCATCAGTTCTTCAGTATTTTATTGGATAGGCAGTGTCAGCAAGAACCCTGTTTCCATTGACCTATCTAATAGCAGGATTAAAGGTCCCATCCCAGATGCTTTCACAAACATGGATTCTCTGTTATCTCTTGACCTCTCTTCTAATCAACTTGAAGGTGGCATACCAAAATCCTTTCGAAGCCTATGCAGATTGGAAAAATTGTATTTATTGTCAAACAATTTTTCAGACAGACTTGAACAATCTATAGGCAACTTGTCTTGTGCACAGAATACCCTTAAGTCACTCAACTTGAGTGATAATCTGTGGTGGGGGCCATTTCCTGATGATCTTACAAG ATGTTACAGGTCTTTCATTGTTATCATCGATAGATCTTTCCGATAA
- the LOC112182356 gene encoding WD repeat-containing protein 91 has translation MENMQYAEELVREFLVFRGFTSTLKAFDSELSTDIGNGFQVEKIMELIFSVYVPKFQAEKLVGLLSFFKQCLSSSSETVLLATLSKMEVSILRYYVVNAVNAGRRDKVLEFFGMKGNDLLQRSQDWTPWFAIPYVKKPSADPEFRIYFSKEWYDALRLSVRNFFSEIFNGTRMPALLKISSEKTTVNRLKRDIKQLNLKLSELQALLEEKDGQIYQLRSNASSVVDESIERTKSSSSEVPEENRLPSKDAQETSPLATFQIGEAEFGRDQGAGSIGIQPELKISKSINDLNYSSSLHVGVGGTGDTIQLFQDGSYNENATESSVEDFPEVEVDFQETFLGHTSPISCCRFSASGNNIASASDDGTVRIWTYDSSTPASRNATIYCGAKIMSLDWECKSDRLLLIGTADRGIKAWNVDAKRVVCDLQTSEEFPSVLDIKCSPVEPIFVSAAASKGQGTSYVDSLGFASLTVWNMRTWKAMTVLPLGKDPPAITSLSFNHNGKILAAAATDGMIHMFDMSAGQQITGWPAHDSAISSILFGPDETSIFSLGVDGKIFEWSLQNQGQVLWSRNCSRFCGPESSKDRRHEMALDANGGRLLVTSASVRAPIYQVRGHATNGLRTLPHSAAITTVDWHPTLPIFLTGSADNSVRVTSIL, from the exons ATGGAGAATATGCAGTATGCTGAGGAGCTTGTGAGGGAGTTTCTAGTGTTTAGGGGGTTCACTAGCACTTTGAAAGCTTTTGATTCCGAGTTGTCGACGGATATTGGCAACGGGTTTCAAGTGGAGAAGATAATGGAGTTGATTTTCTCGGTGTATGTACCGAAGTTTCAGGCGGAGAAGTTAGTTGGGTTGTTGAGTTTTTTCAAGCAGTGTCTCTCTTCATCGTCGGAGACTGTGCTTTTGGCTACTTTATCGAAGATGGAGGTCTCTATTTTGCGGTACTATGTTGTAAATGCCGTAAATGCAGGGAGGAGGGATAAGGTTTTGGAGTTCTTTGGTATGAAGGGGAATGATTTGTTGCAAAGGAGCCAGGATTGGACTCCATGGTTTG CCATTCCATATGTAAAGAAACCGAGCGCTGATCCTGAGTTTCGTATATATTTCTCAAAGGAATGGTATGATGCATTGCGTTTATCTGTGAGGAATTTTTTTAGTGAGATCTTCAATGGTACTC GTATGCCAGCCTTGTTGAAAATTAGCTCAGAGAAGACTACTGTCAACCGTTTAAAAAGAGACATCAAGCAACTGAATCTCAAGTTGTCAGAACTTCAAGCTTTGTTGGAGGAAAAAGATGGTCAGATATACCAGTTAAGAAG TAACGCTTCATCAGTAGTGGATGAAAGCATCGAACGAACCAAGAGCTCGTCAAGTGAAGTGCCCGAGGaaaatcgtcttccatctaaaGATGCTCAGGAAACTAGCCCTCTTGCTACTTTTCAAATCGGGGAAGCAGAGTTTGGTCGAGATCAGGGTGCTGGATCCATTGGAATTCAACCAGAATTAAAAATATCCAAGTCCATTAATGATTTAAATTATTCATCGAGTCTTCATGTGGGAGTTGGTGGAACTGGTGATACCATTCAACTGTTCCAGGATGGTTCCTATAATG AAAATGCCACAGAAAGCAGTGTAGAAGATTTCCCTGAAGTTGAAGTTGACTTTCAG GAGACATTTTTGGGCCACACAAGTCCGATCAGTTGCTGCCGGTTCTCTGCATCTGGAAACAATATAGCCAGTGCATCTGACGATGGTACAGTGAG GATATGGACATATGACTCATCAACTCCAGCATCCAGAAATGCAACCATTTATTGTGGAGCCAAAATTATGTCACTTGACTGGGAATGTAAATCTGACCGATTG CTTCTCATAGGCACCGCTGATAGAGGCATTAAAGCATGGAATGTCGATGCAAAGAGAGTTGTCTGTGATCTTCAGACAAGTGAAGAATTTCCAAG TGTGTTGGATATAAAATGCAGCCCTGTAGAGCCAATTTTTGTTTCTGCTGCAGCATCCAAGGG GCAGGGAACGAGTTATGTTGATAGTCTGGGTTTTGCTTCGTTAACTGTGTGGAACATGAGGACATGGAAGGCTATG ACAGTCCTTCCTCTTGGTAAAGATCCACCTGCAATTACATCTCTTAGTTTCAATCACAATGGGAAGATCTTAGCAGCCGCTGCAACTGATGGAATGATTCACATGTTTG ATATGTCTGCGGGTCAGCAAATAACTGGGTGGCCTGCACATGACTCTGCTATAAGCTCCATTCTTTTTGGGCCTGATGAGACTAGCATTTTCAGTTTGGGAGTGGATGGAAAG ATTTTTGAATGGAGCTTGCAAAACCAAGGTCAAGTCCTTTGGTCAAGGAATTGTAGCAG GTTCTGTGGCCCTGAGAGCTCAAAAGATCGCAGACATGAAATGGCTTTGGATGCTAATGGGGGGAGACTGTTGGTAACTTCTGCTTCAGTAAGAGCACCCATTTATCAG GTTAGAGGTCATGCTACAAATGGGTTGAGAACTCTCCCACATAGTGCTGCCATAACTACTGTAGATTGGCACCCGACATTGCCCATTTTCTTAACAGGATCTGCTGATAACTCTGTCCGAGTAACATCTATATTATAA